In the genome of Nonomuraea sp. NBC_00507, the window CCGGGGAGCCCGACCGCCACCTCGATCACGTGCTGCCAGCCGGACGAGTGAGGCCGGATCGCGCCCTCGAGGTAGTCGATCCCGTCCATGGTCAGCAGACGTCGCTGGTCAGCGGTCAGGGTAAGGGCATCCCGGTAGGTGAGGGTGTGCAGGCGGATCTGCTCCGGCGCCGGGACGAGGGGCAACACGGCCCGGGTGATGATGCCGAACTGGCCGAGCCCGGCGCGCACGGCGTCAAAGAGCTCCGGGTGCCGCATCGTCGAGCAGGTGACGAGGTCTCCGCTGCCGGTGACGACTTCGAGCTCGATGACGTTGCAGCTTTGGAAGCCCCGACGGAAGGTCATGCCGCCGATGCCGCCTGCGGAGATCGTCCCGCCGACCGACAGGCCGAGGTAGTCGGTGAGCACGGGTGGGGTGAGCCGGTGCGGGAGCGTGGCGTCGAGCACGGACTGCCAGGTCGCCCCGGCGTCGACGACCACTCGATCGGGCTCCACCGCGCGTACGGCGCCGAGGCTGCTCATGTCAACCACGAGGCCGCCCTCCACCTGCGCGCGGCCGTACACGGAGTGACCCTGTCCCCGCGCGGCCAGCGGCATCCGGTGCCGGGCCGCCCACCTCACCGCCGTGGCCACGTCGTGAGCCGATCCCGGCCGGAGAACGGCCAACGGCCGCCTGCTGATGAGGTGCCCGAAGTCCTCCGCCGCTGTGGCGAGTGCCTCCGGCGCGGCATCGAGGCTGCCCGCCACTGCCGGGAAACCGGCCAGCATGCCGGCGTGTCTCGGCTCCCCTTGCATCTCCATCCTCCGGTCGGTCGGGTGCACGTACCTACACCACGGTATGGACCCGATCTGGGGGCGTCTTGAAGGGAATTAACCTGCGGTCTCTGAGCCGGTCAGAGGTCTAGTACGAACTCGTCCTGAACCCGGTGCACTCGATCGGCGGGAAGAGCGGCATCGAGGAAGCCGGTGGGTGTGGTTCCGGCGAACTCTCGGAAGTCGCGGACCAGATGCGCTTGATCGGCGTAGCCGCAGTCCGCCGCAATGCGCTCCCAGCGCGGCAGCGGGGACTCGTCCAGGTAGGAGAGCAGCCGGTTGAACCTGATCAGGCGGGCGACCGTCTTCGGTGGCAGGCCGACCTGTTGCCGAAACTTGTCGATCAGATGCTTGTTGCTCCAGCCGACCTCGGCGGCGATGGCCCTGATGGGGATAGTGCCGCTGGTGGCAAGCAGCCGCTGCCACGCCCACGCCACGGCCGACGCCGGCCGTGGCCCGCTCGCGGTCCGGTGCAAGAGGTGTTCGTCGATGAGCCGGAAGCGGTGAGCCCAATCCGGCGCGGCGCGTACCTTCTCCACCAGGCGGTCGCTGTCCGGGCCGAGCAGATCCCTCAGGTCCACGATGCTTGCGTTGAACTCGTGTACTGGCACGCCCAGCAGGACATACGCGCCGATCGGTGCCAGTCGGACCTCTAGGTAGGAGGGTGCACAAGCGCCCTGGATCGTGGCGCACGAATCATGGGCGCCGTGGACGAACGCGGGGGGCCGGTGAGCGGAATCCTGGATTTTGAGGATCAGCGACACCGATGTGGTCGCGGGGCGTCGCAGGCGATCTGACTGGTCGGCGTCCGCGCTGTATCCGGAGTATGCGCGAGCGAGGAGAGGGCGAAGGGCCGGATGTGGCGCACCGGCGGCCTGCGGCGGCCGTGCTTGCTCGAAATCTGCAACTATCCGGGTAGACATGGCTTCTTATCCGATAAATGCAGGCAGTTAAATGCAGGGCCTGACTCTTTGCCTACTTGAACCTCTGGTCAATGGTATGGCTTGGCCTCATCTGAACCGCTGCGTGCCCCGCACCAACTGCCACGTGCGCACCGACGACTACGTGCGGATTGCGGTCTCGTAAACCAAGATCTACAGTCCGTTGCTCTCCCCGCTCCCCGCCGCCGATCAGCCCCAAGCGCCACCGACCTCCGAACGCGTCAGCTTGACTGGGCGCAGAGGGTGGTGTCGAGGGCGGCGAAAAGATGTTGGTCGCTCTTGGGGGTGCCCGTGACGTAGACGGTGGCGGCCTTGCCGGTGCGGTTGCGGCCGCTGAGCACGCGAAGGCCCGGGAGGCCGCCGTCGTGCATCCAGGCGGGCCCGCAGCTCAGCGGGTAGGTGTAGACGCCGAGGCCGTAGCGGCTGCCCTTGGGGTCGTACGCGGGGACCGCGCCGGCGAGCATCGTGCGCAGCGTCCGTTCGGAGATCGACTGCCAGAAGCGGTTCAGGTTCTCTGGAGTGGAGATCAGGCCGCCGCCCGCGCCGAACACATAGCCTGGCAGTTCGGTCAGGTCTGTATCCCCAGCCTTCGGGTTGACCGGGCTGACGCCGTAGGTGTGGGCGTGCTTGCCGCGGATGCCCAGCTCGCCATTCTTTGGCCAGTACGTGCCGCGTAGCCCCTTCAGCACGCCGTCCTCGGTGACCTCGCGGAAGTCCTTGCCCGTCACCTTCTCGATGAGCATGCCTGCAACCAGGTAGTTGGTGTTGGAGTAGAACCACCGCGCGCCCGGCTTGCCGACGGGCGCGCGGGTCAGAGCGAGCGCGAGGTGGTCGGCGGGGGTGGCGGGCTTGGAGAAGTCGATCAGATCGACATATTCGGGCAGGCCGCTGGTGTGCTGCAGGAGTTGGCGGACGGTGACCCGCCTGCCGTTCAGCGCCCCTGGCAGGTAATGCTCGACCTGCTCGGCCAGGTTCACCTTGCCCTCGGCGGCCAGGCGCGTCACCGTAGCCCCGATGACGGACTTGGTGACGCTGGCCGCGCGGAATCGGCCGTCGGCGCCGACCATCGGCTTGCCGGTGCCGCGCTGAGCGGTGCCCGAGGTCCATGTGGTGGTGCGGCCGTTCCTGTCACGCACCGAGAGCACGGCTCCGGCCAGGCCGTCCTCCTTGGTCAGCCGGTCCACCTGCGCCTGGACGCTCCGGTCGGCGGTGACGGTGGCGGCGATAGTGGGCGATGCGGTGCCGAGCAGGACGACGGCAGCGGCTGCGGTGGCAAGGTACTTACGCATCTCGGGAGATCTCCTTGTGTTCGGGTGATGTCCTCATCCTTGGATCTCCGGCCACCAAGATCAGTCATGCCGTCCGGTTTCTTGGGGTGGGGCCAGCACTACCGCCGCCGGAGGATGACGTCCTCGCTGCAGTCGGTCTTCGCCCCCACTCCCACAACCCAGACGTGCACTGCGCGGGCTGAACCGCCTAGACCTCCTCGGGGAGAGTGAGCATCTTGTTGAGGATCGGGACCAGCTGCGCCTCCTCGTAGTCCAGGTGGGCCTCCAGTTCGATGGCGAGCCGGTCGAGCTCCTCGCCGATCCCCGTGCCGCCGTGGTCGAGGAGCCGCCTGATCCGTTCCACGAGCCGGGCCACCACCCGATGCTCCGAGCGGAGCCGGGTCAGGGTCTCGGCCAGTTCCGGGTGCTCGGTTCCCAGATGGGGGAAAAGCGCGTTGTCCTCGCCCTCGTGGTGGGCGTGGAGGGCGTCGCAGAACGTCAGGCAATGCGTACGCAAGTCCGCCGCGCCCGCCCGCG includes:
- a CDS encoding helix-turn-helix domain-containing protein codes for the protein MSTRIVADFEQARPPQAAGAPHPALRPLLARAYSGYSADADQSDRLRRPATTSVSLILKIQDSAHRPPAFVHGAHDSCATIQGACAPSYLEVRLAPIGAYVLLGVPVHEFNASIVDLRDLLGPDSDRLVEKVRAAPDWAHRFRLIDEHLLHRTASGPRPASAVAWAWQRLLATSGTIPIRAIAAEVGWSNKHLIDKFRQQVGLPPKTVARLIRFNRLLSYLDESPLPRWERIAADCGYADQAHLVRDFREFAGTTPTGFLDAALPADRVHRVQDEFVLDL
- a CDS encoding serine hydrolase domain-containing protein encodes the protein MRKYLATAAAAVVLLGTASPTIAATVTADRSVQAQVDRLTKEDGLAGAVLSVRDRNGRTTTWTSGTAQRGTGKPMVGADGRFRAASVTKSVIGATVTRLAAEGKVNLAEQVEHYLPGALNGRRVTVRQLLQHTSGLPEYVDLIDFSKPATPADHLALALTRAPVGKPGARWFYSNTNYLVAGMLIEKVTGKDFREVTEDGVLKGLRGTYWPKNGELGIRGKHAHTYGVSPVNPKAGDTDLTELPGYVFGAGGGLISTPENLNRFWQSISERTLRTMLAGAVPAYDPKGSRYGLGVYTYPLSCGPAWMHDGGLPGLRVLSGRNRTGKAATVYVTGTPKSDQHLFAALDTTLCAQSS
- a CDS encoding FAD-binding protein translates to MEMQGEPRHAGMLAGFPAVAGSLDAAPEALATAAEDFGHLISRRPLAVLRPGSAHDVATAVRWAARHRMPLAARGQGHSVYGRAQVEGGLVVDMSSLGAVRAVEPDRVVVDAGATWQSVLDATLPHRLTPPVLTDYLGLSVGGTISAGGIGGMTFRRGFQSCNVIELEVVTGSGDLVTCSTMRHPELFDAVRAGLGQFGIITRAVLPLVPAPEQIRLHTLTYRDALTLTADQRRLLTMDGIDYLEGAIRPHSSGWQHVIEVAVGLPGDRGVPAGLSDDRAQAESADMPYLDLFRRLSQLENQLRSTGAWRHPHPWLNSFLPDSTTDAVIVELLRTLDPLELGEYGRILIYPFLPAHARTPLLRLPEEDVAFLVNLVRFPKNDPSLANDLVEANRVVYDRVRAAGGRSYPVSAVALTQADWKDHFGPAWPAVLDAKDRFDPRHLLSPGQEMFPPR
- a CDS encoding hemerythrin domain-containing protein, which translates into the protein MTDEQRIVAWGDELIKLHDGFRRDLADLRSSRAGAADLRTHCLTFCDALHAHHEGEDNALFPHLGTEHPELAETLTRLRSEHRVVARLVERIRRLLDHGGTGIGEELDRLAIELEAHLDYEEAQLVPILNKMLTLPEEV